In Paenibacillus hexagrammi, the following are encoded in one genomic region:
- a CDS encoding putative colanic acid biosynthesis acetyltransferase: MVKNKIRLDQYNQDWYSRGRSGVIVLLWWLVQGSIFRFSIHNMYAWRRFLLRLFGANIGKNVQIRSSARFTYPWKVTIGDHSWVGDHAEFYSLDFITIGKHCVISQHAYLCTGSHDIQDPQFGLITKPICVHDGVWIASDVFVYPGVTVGEMAVAAARSTIMKDIPTNEVHGGSPAKFLKHRFEMAESSSTQAQAV; this comes from the coding sequence ATGGTGAAAAACAAAATTAGGTTAGATCAATATAATCAGGACTGGTATTCAAGAGGGAGAAGTGGGGTTATCGTCCTGCTTTGGTGGTTAGTTCAAGGAAGCATTTTCAGATTTTCTATTCACAATATGTATGCCTGGAGAAGGTTTTTACTCAGACTATTCGGTGCAAATATTGGGAAAAACGTCCAAATACGTTCGAGTGCCCGATTCACTTACCCGTGGAAAGTTACAATCGGAGATCATTCATGGGTGGGGGACCACGCAGAGTTCTATAGTTTGGATTTTATTACAATCGGGAAACACTGCGTTATCTCACAGCATGCTTATTTGTGCACGGGAAGCCACGATATACAAGATCCTCAATTCGGCTTAATTACGAAGCCGATATGCGTACATGATGGAGTTTGGATTGCAAGCGATGTGTTTGTCTACCCAGGTGTAACCGTAGGTGAGATGGCCGTAGCTGCGGCCAGAAGTACCATTATGAAAGATATTCCCACTAATGAAGTGCATGGTGGAAGCCCTGCAAAATTTCTAAAACATCGTTTTGAAATGGCTGAAAGCAGCTCAACACAAGCACAAGCAGTATAA
- a CDS encoding UDP-glucose dehydrogenase family protein translates to MRITVIGTGYVGLVSGVCFSNLGNEVTCVDKDKSKIDMLLRGEVPIFEPGLKDLIEHNVSENRLSFTSDLSKSVKSAEIIIIAVGTPSLPNGEANLQYIEQAVREVAVALNGYKIIMTKSTVPVGTNEHIASIMSELTAHNFDVVSVPEFLREGSAVKDTFHPDRIVIGVNNKRAEQQICDLHKPLTENIIVTDVRSAEMIKYASNAFLATKISFINEVANICEKVGADVTMVAKGMGQDRRIGPSFLSAGIGYGGSCFPKDTDALIQIAGNVEYNFKLLRAVVEVNKDQRFNVTNKLMDVYRDLKDKTITIWGLAFKPNTDDVREAPSIEIVETLVKLGAKLKVYDPIAMEKFRVFSGIVGLEYCNNAMEAAAGSDAICLLTEWDEFSNIDLQELGKVVRTPVLIDGRNVFDENKLVNSKFQYYSIGRPHFNRLKNAEELERVN, encoded by the coding sequence ATGAGAATAACTGTAATAGGAACTGGGTATGTCGGTCTGGTATCAGGTGTTTGTTTTTCCAATCTTGGCAATGAAGTTACTTGTGTGGACAAGGATAAATCCAAAATTGATATGCTGCTTAGAGGAGAAGTTCCCATTTTTGAGCCAGGTCTGAAAGACTTGATTGAACATAATGTCTCGGAGAACAGACTATCATTTACGAGTGATTTGTCTAAATCAGTAAAAAGTGCAGAGATCATTATTATTGCCGTAGGAACTCCTTCGCTGCCAAATGGAGAAGCGAATTTACAATATATCGAACAAGCTGTTCGAGAAGTTGCAGTTGCTTTGAACGGATATAAAATTATTATGACTAAAAGCACAGTGCCTGTAGGAACTAACGAACATATAGCAAGCATTATGAGTGAGTTGACCGCTCATAATTTTGACGTAGTTTCAGTACCTGAATTTTTAAGAGAGGGTTCTGCTGTAAAAGATACGTTTCATCCGGATCGCATCGTAATCGGTGTGAATAACAAGAGAGCGGAACAACAGATTTGTGATTTACATAAACCTCTTACTGAAAATATTATCGTTACTGATGTTCGAAGCGCGGAAATGATTAAGTACGCATCAAATGCTTTCTTAGCTACGAAGATATCCTTCATTAATGAAGTTGCGAATATATGCGAGAAGGTAGGCGCGGATGTCACTATGGTGGCCAAAGGTATGGGGCAGGATCGTAGAATCGGGCCATCATTTCTATCTGCTGGCATCGGCTATGGAGGATCCTGTTTCCCTAAAGATACGGACGCTCTGATTCAAATTGCTGGGAATGTAGAATACAATTTTAAATTACTCAGAGCAGTAGTTGAGGTGAACAAAGATCAACGGTTCAACGTAACGAATAAATTAATGGATGTTTACAGAGATCTTAAAGATAAAACGATCACCATCTGGGGGCTGGCTTTTAAACCTAATACGGATGATGTTCGAGAGGCACCTTCCATTGAGATAGTAGAAACTTTGGTGAAGCTGGGTGCTAAACTTAAAGTCTATGATCCAATTGCAATGGAAAAATTCAGAGTTTTCTCGGGTATCGTTGGACTGGAGTATTGCAATAATGCGATGGAAGCAGCCGCTGGTTCTGATGCAATTTGTTTGTTAACAGAGTGGGATGAGTTTAGCAACATCGATTTGCAAGAACTTGGCAAAGTCGTAAGAACGCCGGTATTGATTGATGGAAGAAACGTTTTCGATGAAAACAAACTCGTCAATTCAAAATTTCAGTATTATTCGATCGGACGTCCTCACTTCAATCGTTTAAAGAATGCTGAAGAATTGGAAAGAGTCAATTAA
- a CDS encoding glycosyltransferase, whose translation MQTIAYYISDYGYGHATRCIAIIRELIVIRPDLRVIVCTSFSMDFIKQSMAPYSQVQYRNVNNDIGYFLQQGSLEPDITKLKEEYRLYIESVDERVQKEVDFLLELKVELVISDIAPIPFISASSLGIPSVGLSNFTWYTAYRNWLTEYELVFLKNAYSKMDHYLAFGGANEPLWGRLSNDSFQLVSRELDMGEVARIRDEANIEQSKMLVYVGLGMKVNMNIISSWKIWDSTEVAFIVSSSHGFNHPNVTVIPHHYLESQNYVAACDLIITKAGWGTASEAVLANRPLLILKRNDMNEDKNTIRYLKHKRLCSLKDWDDLRVESLTKDQINQIINKYNRDHTALNDKQSIVQRINEIIEMKHRRHKL comes from the coding sequence GTGCAGACTATTGCTTATTATATATCTGATTATGGTTATGGACATGCTACGAGGTGCATAGCGATTATTCGTGAGTTAATCGTAATTCGACCTGACTTGCGTGTAATAGTTTGTACTTCATTTTCGATGGATTTTATTAAGCAGTCGATGGCTCCATATAGTCAGGTACAATACCGCAACGTTAATAATGATATAGGATACTTTTTACAACAAGGCTCACTAGAACCGGATATAACTAAGTTGAAGGAAGAGTATCGGTTATATATAGAATCGGTCGATGAAAGAGTGCAGAAAGAAGTTGACTTTCTTTTAGAATTAAAGGTGGAGCTGGTCATCTCAGATATTGCCCCAATTCCATTTATTAGTGCAAGTTCTTTAGGGATTCCTTCGGTCGGTTTATCGAACTTTACGTGGTACACGGCGTACCGTAACTGGCTAACGGAATATGAACTTGTATTTTTAAAGAATGCTTACAGCAAAATGGATCATTATCTAGCATTTGGCGGTGCGAACGAACCATTATGGGGAAGACTCTCTAATGATTCATTTCAGTTGGTCAGCAGGGAGTTGGATATGGGGGAAGTAGCAAGGATCAGAGATGAGGCAAATATAGAGCAATCGAAAATGCTTGTGTATGTAGGTCTCGGTATGAAAGTTAATATGAATATTATATCTTCGTGGAAAATCTGGGACAGCACCGAGGTTGCATTTATTGTTTCTAGCAGTCATGGTTTCAATCATCCGAATGTTACAGTGATTCCCCATCATTATTTAGAATCACAGAACTATGTCGCGGCATGCGATTTAATTATTACGAAGGCTGGCTGGGGTACAGCTAGCGAAGCGGTACTAGCAAACAGACCCCTCTTGATTCTTAAAAGAAACGATATGAATGAAGATAAAAACACCATTCGTTACCTGAAGCATAAGCGTTTATGCTCTTTAAAGGACTGGGATGATTTGCGGGTGGAATCCTTAACTAAAGATCAGATCAATCAAATAATAAATAAGTACAATCGTGATCACACAGCACTAAATGATAAACAAAGTATTGTACAACGCATTAATGAAATTATAGAAATGAAACATAGGAGGCATAAATTATGA